One window of the Hippoglossus hippoglossus isolate fHipHip1 chromosome 9, fHipHip1.pri, whole genome shotgun sequence genome contains the following:
- the seta gene encoding SET nuclear proto-oncogene a isoform X2, translating to MSASAAKASKKELNSNHDGADETSEKEQQEAIEHIDEVQNEIDRLNEQASEEILKVEQKYNKLRQPFFQKRSELIAKIPNFWVTTFVNHPQVSALLGEEDEEALHYLSRVEVTEFEDIKSGYRIDFYFDENPYFENKVLSKEFHLNESGDPSSKSTEIKWKSGKDLTKRSSQTQNKAGRKRQHEEPESFFTWFTDHADAGADELGEVIKDDIWPNPLQYYLVPDMDDEEDDGEDGEDDEGEDD from the exons ATGTCGGCCTCGGCGGCGAAAGCGAGTAAAAAGGAGCTGAACTCGAACCATGACGGAGCGGACGAAACCTCCG AGAAAGAGCAGCAAGAAGCTATTGAACACATCGACGAAGTTCAGAATGAAATTGACAG GTTGAACGAGCAAGCCAGTGAGGAGATCCTCAAAGTAgaacagaaatacaacaaactCCGTCAGCCATTCTTTCAGAAGAGATCAGAACTGATCGCCAAAATCCCCAACTTCTGGGTCACCACGTTTGTCAACCATCCACAAG TATCTGCCCTACtgggagaggaagatgaagaagcgCTTCATTACCTGAGCCGGGTGGAGGTGACAGAGTTTGAAGACATCAAGTCGGGCTACAGAATAGATTTT TATTTCGATGAAAATCCGTACTTCGAAAACAAAGTACTTTCCAAAGAGTTCCATCTGAACGAGAGCGGAGACCCATCTTCAAAGTCAACAGAAATCAAATGGAAGTCAGGAAAG gACCTGACCAAGCGCTCCAGCCAGACACAGAACAAAGCAGGGAGGAAGAGGCAACACGAAGAGCCAGAGAGCTTCTTCACTTGGTTCACTGATCATGCCGACGCTGGCGCTGATGAGCTTGGGGAGGTCATCAAGGACGACATCTGGCCCAACCCTCTGCAGTACTACCTG GTTCCTGACATGGATGACGAAGAGG atgatggagaagatggagag GATGACGAGGGAGAAGATGACTAA
- the seta gene encoding SET nuclear proto-oncogene a isoform X1 has protein sequence MSASAAKASKKELNSNHDGADETSEKEQQEAIEHIDEVQNEIDRLNEQASEEILKVEQKYNKLRQPFFQKRSELIAKIPNFWVTTFVNHPQVSALLGEEDEEALHYLSRVEVTEFEDIKSGYRIDFYFDENPYFENKVLSKEFHLNESGDPSSKSTEIKWKSGKDLTKRSSQTQNKAGRKRQHEEPESFFTWFTDHADAGADELGEVIKDDIWPNPLQYYLVPDMDDEEGEGEDEEEDEEGLEDIDEEGDEDGEEDEEDDGEDGEDDEGEDD, from the exons ATGTCGGCCTCGGCGGCGAAAGCGAGTAAAAAGGAGCTGAACTCGAACCATGACGGAGCGGACGAAACCTCCG AGAAAGAGCAGCAAGAAGCTATTGAACACATCGACGAAGTTCAGAATGAAATTGACAG GTTGAACGAGCAAGCCAGTGAGGAGATCCTCAAAGTAgaacagaaatacaacaaactCCGTCAGCCATTCTTTCAGAAGAGATCAGAACTGATCGCCAAAATCCCCAACTTCTGGGTCACCACGTTTGTCAACCATCCACAAG TATCTGCCCTACtgggagaggaagatgaagaagcgCTTCATTACCTGAGCCGGGTGGAGGTGACAGAGTTTGAAGACATCAAGTCGGGCTACAGAATAGATTTT TATTTCGATGAAAATCCGTACTTCGAAAACAAAGTACTTTCCAAAGAGTTCCATCTGAACGAGAGCGGAGACCCATCTTCAAAGTCAACAGAAATCAAATGGAAGTCAGGAAAG gACCTGACCAAGCGCTCCAGCCAGACACAGAACAAAGCAGGGAGGAAGAGGCAACACGAAGAGCCAGAGAGCTTCTTCACTTGGTTCACTGATCATGCCGACGCTGGCGCTGATGAGCTTGGGGAGGTCATCAAGGACGACATCTGGCCCAACCCTCTGCAGTACTACCTG GTTCCTGACATGGATGACGAAGAGGGtgaaggtgaagatgaagaagaggatgaagagggtcTGGAGGACATCgatgaggagggagatgaagatggagaggaggatgaggaagatgatggagaagatggagag GATGACGAGGGAGAAGATGACTAA
- the si:ch211-51h9.7 gene encoding uncharacterized protein si:ch211-51h9.7 isoform X1 — protein MRCVRGLRGFTATLIHVSAVLLVWTGAPRAGEACAAAGEQRSTSADALLLCRACGHELATGADIRSVPSRLALSSRNHTLPGGRRVDVQLFENPHGHRFEVFTFGRADVAQHWPADRHFSWFPGFSWTAATCPRCQTHLGGYRPAVCGTEQEQCTHHESTHFIYLAHIHKSLCVSWGLSSFYFPLFKLSKSREIYSNQNFTVCIGHNLLIRIN, from the exons ATGAGGTGCGTGCGGGGGCTGCGGGGTTTCACAGCGACACTGATCCACGTCTCCGCGGTGCTCCTGGTGTGGACCGGGGCTCCGCGGGCCGGGGAGGCGTGTGCGGCCGCGGGGGAGCAGCGGAGCACCAGCGCCGACGCCCTCCTGCTGTGCCGGGCGTGCGGACACGAGCTGGCGACCGGGGCGGACATTCGCTCGGTCCCCAGCCGACTGGCGCTGTCCAGCCGCAACCACACGCTGCCCGGGGGCCGGCGGGTGGACGTGCAGCTCTTCGAGAACCCCCACGGGCACCGCTTCGAGGTGTTCACGTTCGGGAGGGCGGATGTCGCTCAGCACTGGCCGGCGGACAGACACTTCTCCTGGTTCCCCGGGTTCTCGTGGACCGCGGCCACCTGTCCCCGGTGTCAGACCCATCTAGGTGGGTACCGACCTGCAGTGTGTGGTACCGAGCAGGAACAGTGCACACACCACGAAtcca cacattttatttatttagcccatattcacaaatcattaTGTGTCTCATGGGGCTTAAGTTCATTTTACTTTCCATTGTTCAAGTTAAGTAAATCTCGAGAAATATATTCAAACCAGAACTTTACTGTTTGTATTGGCCACAATCTATTAATCAGAATTAATTGA
- the si:ch211-51h9.7 gene encoding uncharacterized protein si:ch211-51h9.7 isoform X2 — MRCVRGLRGFTATLIHVSAVLLVWTGAPRAGEACAAAGEQRSTSADALLLCRACGHELATGADIRSVPSRLALSSRNHTLPGGRRVDVQLFENPHGHRFEVFTFGRADVAQHWPADRHFSWFPGFSWTAATCPRCQTHLGWAFQPSVWPDTITQSKFEESNQTFVALITHRLLSEDFASSLLMTPKSFTS; from the exons ATGAGGTGCGTGCGGGGGCTGCGGGGTTTCACAGCGACACTGATCCACGTCTCCGCGGTGCTCCTGGTGTGGACCGGGGCTCCGCGGGCCGGGGAGGCGTGTGCGGCCGCGGGGGAGCAGCGGAGCACCAGCGCCGACGCCCTCCTGCTGTGCCGGGCGTGCGGACACGAGCTGGCGACCGGGGCGGACATTCGCTCGGTCCCCAGCCGACTGGCGCTGTCCAGCCGCAACCACACGCTGCCCGGGGGCCGGCGGGTGGACGTGCAGCTCTTCGAGAACCCCCACGGGCACCGCTTCGAGGTGTTCACGTTCGGGAGGGCGGATGTCGCTCAGCACTGGCCGGCGGACAGACACTTCTCCTGGTTCCCCGGGTTCTCGTGGACCGCGGCCACCTGTCCCCGGTGTCAGACCCATCTAG GATGGGCCTTCCAGCCGAGCGTCTGGCCCGACACCATCACACAATCTAAATTTGAGGAGTCCAACCAAACCTTCGTGGCTTTAATCACCCACCGACTGCTAAGTGAAGACTTTGCTTCCAGCCTGCTAATGACTCCCAAATCCTTCACCAGCTGA
- the LOC117767620 gene encoding outer dense fiber protein 2-like, which produces MRTRESPSPPPVHVHVPGTTPVHVHVRSSKPPQVVTLNRTKYYQGKGDGARPKVRSPWIPPGPSSSGKDVGSHTCQRSRVQHQSGHRRGGEEQEENLSVLLREEEDVRHLKRLDSKSQHGETDVLLRALVEAEIDGVTVANQLTALKETVDSLFKDKQLSKRNAASVGRQQELLLEKIQMFDYTSQSLRELLREWSQNERDSLVWSEQKDALKKRLSDSEAENIRLLAQLSNKEKEASKLAQHLDFEKDNGKTTEEQWRVLESTRNDMESQLNTAEAEKARMSAQIQGPHWEQFSWSMPPPFSCAGQRMQEKQEQKQEVLQTQRQRRDDDQEATQWRPDQRAPALVTQQATRELEGKLQEKETQLAQALSTSSDWCLRHSKEAAARKHLEEEVSALKLHVNELDYQLHAAEERSRQEREKSREQLRYLIADNTSIKLDNQRLQAESTSLEEKLRGLQSEAHQLKTSIEKYEDLVEKYKKKVQQARLESEGYCLKLEMMQKEMREVKVSLEREKEQVRRELLGRLHELEALPDRLSRTEQQLRDAQQEVDAHQRRKMENSSALSEVRHQVEQQDAQLEMFQQRKLLLQEENNVLKETIHDLERSLEDTKEEHKAMFEALTSKQAGVHSVQQQLEEKTHECSVLSRQLQQTLDAAERQVNNSMQKVLAKESASQSKALDLQNQLSRAKTELSQQQRSKEQMERQFQSQLQNMKDRLEQSDSTNCSLQNYVQFLKTSYGNVFGDCLLTD; this is translated from the exons ATGAGAACCCGGGAGTCACCGTCACCGCCTCCGGTTCATGTCCACGTACCGGGGACCACACCTGTGCACGTGCACGTGAGGAGCAGCAAACCCCCGCAGGTTGTTACACTG AACAGGACAAAATATTATCAGGGGAAGGGAGATGGAGCGAGGCCAAAGGTCCGGTCTCCGTGGATTCCTCCAGGACCATCGTCCTCCGGAAAAGACGTGGGCTCACACACCTGCCAG AGAAGCCGAGTGCAGCATCAGTCAGGACATCGGCGTggtggagaggagcaggaggaaaacCTCAGCGTCCTGCTCCGAGAGGAAGAAGACGTCCGTCATTTAAAGAG ACTGGATTCAAAGAGTCAACACGGAGAGACGGACGTGCTCCTGAGGGCCTTGGTAGAAGCAGAAATCGACGGAGTAACAGTAGCCAATCAGCTCACTGCCCTGAAGGAGACTGTCGACAGCCTCTTTAAG GACAAGCAGCTGTCGAAGCGGAACGCAGCCTCAGTGGGGCGACAGCAGGAGCTGTTGTTGGAGAAGATACAGATGTTTGACTACACGAGTCAGAGCCTCCGAGAGCTCCTCAGAGAGTGGAGCCAGAACGAG AGAGATTCACTGGTTTGGTCCGAACAGAAAGACGCCTTGAAGAAGAGATTGTCCGACAGTGAAGCTGAGAACATT CGACTTTTGGCCCAACTCAGCAACAAGGAGAAAGAGGCGTCCAAGCTCGCTCAGCATTTGGACTTTGAAAAG GACAACGGGAAGACGACGGAAGAGCAGTGGAGAGTCCTGGAGTCAACACGCAACGATATGGAGTCTCAGCTGAACACAGCGGAGGCTGAAAAGGCTCGAATGTCTGCTCAGATTCAG GGACCACATTGGGAACAGTTTTCATGGAGTATGCCACCCCCCTTTTCCTGTGCGGGACAGAGGATGCAGGAGAAACAGGAGCAGAAGCAGGAGGTGCTACAGACTCAGAGGCAGCGTAGGGACGACGACCAGGAGGCGACGCAGTGGAGGCCAGACCAGAGAGCTCCGGCTCTGGTGACCCAGCAGGCCACCAGAGAGCTGGAAGGAAAACTTCAGGAGAAG GAAACCCAGTTGGCTCAAGCTCTGTCCACATCCAGCGACTGGTGCCTGAGACATTCTAAAGAGGCGGCTGCTAGAAAGcatctggaggaggaagtgtcTGCTCTCAAACT CCACGTGAACGAGCTGGATTATCAGCTCCACGCcgcggaggagaggagccggcaggagagagagaagtccCGTGAACAGCTTCGTTACCTCATCGCTGACAACACCTCCATCAAGCTGGACAACCAGAGACTCCAG GCTGAGTCAACGTCATTGGAGGAGAAACTCCGGGGACTTCAGTCTGAAGCTCATCAGCTGAAGACGTCGATCGAAAAGTATGAAGACCTGGTGGAGAAATACAAGAAGAAG gtccAGCAGGCTCGTCTGGAGTCGGAGGGGTACTGCCTGAAGCTGGAGATGATGCAGAAGGAAATGCGGGAGGTAAAGGTGAGcctggagagggagaaggaacaGGTGAGGAGGGAGCTGCTGGGCCGACTCCACGAGCTCGAGGCGCTACCCGACAGACTGAGCAGGACCGAGCAGCAGCTCCGAGACGCCCAGCAGGAGGTCGACGCCCACCAGCggaggaagatggagaacagctcGGCCCTGTCCGAAGTCAGACACCAG GTGGAGCAACAAGACGCTCAGCTGGAGATGTTTcagcagaggaagctgctgctgcaggaggaaaacaacGTTCTCAAAGAAACAATCCACGACTTAGAAAG gagCCTGGAGGACACGAAGGAAGAACACAAAGCGATGTTTGAGGCTCTCACCTCAAAACAAGCTGGAGTCCACAGcgttcagcagcagctggaggagaagacgCACGAGTGCAGCGTTCTGTCCAGACAGCTGCAACAAACTCTGGacgctgcagagagacag GTTAACAACAGCATGCAGAAGGTTCTGGCCAAAGAGAGCGCGTCCCAGTCTAAAGCCCTGGACCTGCAGAACCAGCTGAGTCGAGCTAAGACAGAGCTGAGTCAGCAACAGCGAAGCAAGGAGCAG ATGGAGCGTCAGTTCCAGAGTCAGCTGCAGAACATGAAGGACAGACTGGAGCAGTCGGACTCGACAAACTGCAGTCTGCAGAACTACGTCCAATTCCTGAAAACCTCGTACGGAAACGTGTTCGGTGACTGTTTGCTCACAGACTGA